Proteins encoded together in one Planctomyces sp. SH-PL14 window:
- the hpnC gene encoding squalene synthase HpnC gives MSLADQADAWRRGAIAPLTHAEAEAAARQLALGHYENFPVVSWALPRDLRQPFYNVYAFCRWADDLGDDAGTPERARELLGWWQQELEACYAGEPRHWVFIALLPTIRRFDIPMTPFADLISAFQQDQLVTDYETFPQLQDYCRRSADPVGRIVLHLCERVTDENVRWSDSVCTGLQLANFWQDVARDLDIPRIYLPREDRLRFGYPDEDLRQRRTTPAFLELMRFEVDRAQGFLTEGLPLVDRMPGRLKIDIDLFIQGGLQILREIERIDYRVWETRPKVTKGMALRLLAKSALRQWTGLGR, from the coding sequence GTGTCGCTCGCCGATCAAGCCGATGCCTGGCGACGCGGTGCCATCGCTCCCCTGACCCACGCCGAGGCCGAAGCCGCCGCGCGACAATTGGCGCTGGGACACTACGAGAACTTCCCGGTGGTCTCCTGGGCCCTCCCGCGCGACCTTCGACAACCGTTCTACAACGTCTACGCCTTCTGCCGCTGGGCGGACGACCTCGGAGACGACGCCGGCACCCCCGAACGGGCCCGCGAACTCCTCGGCTGGTGGCAACAGGAACTCGAAGCCTGCTACGCAGGCGAGCCACGGCACTGGGTCTTCATCGCCCTCCTCCCGACGATCCGCCGCTTCGACATCCCGATGACGCCGTTCGCGGACCTCATCTCCGCCTTCCAGCAGGACCAGCTCGTCACGGACTACGAGACGTTCCCCCAACTCCAGGACTACTGCCGCCGCAGCGCCGATCCGGTGGGCCGGATCGTCCTCCATCTGTGCGAGCGCGTGACGGACGAGAACGTCCGCTGGTCGGACTCCGTCTGCACCGGGCTGCAACTGGCGAACTTCTGGCAGGACGTCGCCCGCGACCTCGACATCCCGCGGATCTATCTGCCGCGCGAAGACCGCCTCCGCTTCGGCTACCCCGACGAAGACCTGCGGCAGCGCCGGACGACCCCCGCGTTCCTGGAACTGATGCGGTTCGAAGTCGACCGGGCCCAGGGTTTCCTGACCGAGGGGCTCCCGCTCGTCGACCGGATGCCGGGCCGGCTGAAGATCGACATCGACCTCTTCATCCAGGGGGGACTCCAGATCCTGCGGGAGATCGAGCGGATCGACTACCGGGTCTGGGAGACGCGGCCCAAGGTGACGAAAGGGATGGCCCTGCGGCTTCTGGCCAAGTCCGCTTTGAGACAGTGGACCGGCTTGGGGAGGTGA
- a CDS encoding OprO/OprP family phosphate-selective porin: MAGVSPFSTWARLSSCARWGRIGLLLAACCGGSVLAQEPAPEITQEVDPIDDLRRRIEQLEADNQELRSSIRNEATQRLQAIEAVEDQGSMETFAVEPPVEGSFLDATNAAQQQQLSTLEKAIKALTDKGSKKTYPNVVVNGALQADTGFFHQDAASLEEFGRIKNGADIRRARLSAKGSVTEHTNYLMQVDFGAFGRPTITDMWVEQTDVPLFGNVRIGQWKQPFSLEVVSSYRYTTFMERSLLFVPFTPFRHLGVGFYDHSEDLSMTWAASVFAAGQDQLGGSIATGGGIGTAERVTFLPHWECEGKEYLHLGVGHYFSAPNDSRIAFRTIPELFIGQNATTAAGGTSGAPVPTGPINGTPFFAQTATIIASCYNVLGSELLWVEGPFSLQSEGMLNFVDQAGGPTAVLPGGYVQAGYFLTGEHRPYDRKAGAIDRVIPKTNLAFCDTCGNPGIGAWELAARVSYLNLNNDLLPAYRGGEVTDFTAGINWFWNPYTKIVFNYVHSVANTTPNTYTIANAPNNPAFFGKTGTDLFAMRCQVDF, translated from the coding sequence ATGGCAGGAGTCTCGCCGTTTTCGACCTGGGCCCGACTCTCGAGTTGCGCCCGATGGGGCCGAATCGGCCTGTTGCTCGCCGCCTGCTGCGGCGGATCGGTGCTGGCTCAGGAGCCGGCCCCGGAGATCACGCAGGAGGTCGATCCGATCGACGACCTCCGCCGGCGAATCGAGCAGCTTGAAGCGGACAACCAGGAGCTCCGCAGCTCGATCCGGAACGAAGCGACCCAGCGGCTGCAGGCGATCGAAGCGGTGGAAGATCAGGGGTCCATGGAGACCTTCGCGGTGGAGCCGCCCGTCGAAGGGTCGTTCCTCGACGCGACCAACGCCGCCCAGCAGCAGCAGCTCTCGACCCTCGAGAAGGCGATCAAAGCGCTGACCGACAAGGGCAGCAAGAAGACCTATCCCAACGTCGTCGTCAACGGGGCTCTCCAGGCCGACACCGGGTTCTTCCACCAGGATGCCGCGAGCCTGGAGGAGTTCGGGCGGATCAAGAACGGGGCCGACATCCGCCGGGCCCGTCTCTCTGCCAAGGGGTCGGTCACTGAGCACACGAACTACCTCATGCAGGTGGACTTCGGGGCCTTCGGCCGTCCGACGATCACCGACATGTGGGTCGAGCAGACGGATGTCCCTCTTTTCGGCAACGTCCGCATCGGGCAGTGGAAGCAGCCGTTCAGTCTCGAAGTGGTCAGCAGCTACCGGTACACGACCTTCATGGAGCGTTCGCTCCTCTTCGTCCCCTTTACGCCGTTCCGCCACCTGGGGGTCGGGTTCTACGACCACTCGGAAGACCTGAGCATGACCTGGGCGGCCTCGGTGTTCGCCGCCGGCCAGGACCAGCTCGGCGGGTCGATCGCGACCGGAGGGGGAATCGGAACCGCCGAACGCGTCACGTTTCTCCCGCACTGGGAGTGCGAGGGGAAGGAGTATCTGCACCTGGGGGTGGGGCACTACTTCAGCGCTCCCAACGACAGCCGCATCGCCTTCCGGACAATCCCCGAGCTGTTCATCGGCCAGAACGCCACGACCGCCGCCGGCGGGACCAGCGGAGCGCCGGTGCCGACGGGACCGATCAACGGGACCCCTTTCTTTGCTCAGACCGCGACGATCATTGCGAGCTGCTACAACGTCCTGGGGTCCGAGCTGCTGTGGGTGGAAGGGCCGTTCTCGCTGCAGTCGGAAGGGATGTTGAACTTCGTCGATCAGGCGGGGGGACCGACGGCGGTTCTGCCGGGCGGGTATGTGCAGGCGGGTTACTTCCTGACGGGTGAGCATCGGCCGTACGACCGCAAGGCGGGGGCGATCGACCGGGTGATTCCGAAGACGAACCTGGCGTTCTGCGACACCTGCGGCAACCCGGGGATCGGGGCGTGGGAGCTTGCGGCGCGGGTCTCGTACCTCAATCTGAACAACGATCTGCTTCCCGCTTACCGCGGTGGCGAGGTGACGGACTTCACGGCGGGGATCAACTGGTTCTGGAACCCGTATACGAAGATCGTGTTCAACTATGTTCATTCGGTGGCGAACACGACGCCGAACACGTACACGATTGCGAATGCGCCGAACAATCCGGCGTTTTTCGGGAAGACGGGGACGGATCTCTTTGCGATGCGTTGCCAGGTCGATTTTTAG